A stretch of the Alnus glutinosa chromosome 6, dhAlnGlut1.1, whole genome shotgun sequence genome encodes the following:
- the LOC133871415 gene encoding uncharacterized protein LOC133871415, protein MSPQSSPIPCCFQPTPTNDNPRHSPPQPPPVSGNANLTTCLYHTQLGLFSLTWSRSLLTHSLNLNLLHDHHHPFESPPLSSSSSSPYSFHLHIAPFVFWKKHGCKKLNSNTQIFWDLTKAKFRSAGPEPHSGFYIAVVVDGEMTLLVGNCTKEAYAKTKAQKPKSSQVLVLRREHVFANKIYTTRARIGGKTREIQIDCGYNDDTRLCFFVDNKKVLQIKRLKWKFRGNERIEVDGVPIQISWDVYNWLFEKDNDDGRAVFMFRFEEEEEEKEKEKEANSLSEKNGTALWGQQSWSTGLSRIEWRKMRKSLSSSSVSMSSSAGSSGGSSVMEWATTEESELVGPSGFSLVVYAWKR, encoded by the coding sequence ATGTCTCCCCAATCCTCCCCCATCCCCTGTTGCTTCCAACCAACCCCCACCAATGACAATCCCCGCCACTCTCCGCCACAACCGCCGCCCGTCTCCGGCAACGCCAACCTCACCACCTGCCTCTACCACACTCAACTCGGCCTCTTTTCCCTCACCTGGTCTCGCTCCCTCCTCACCCACTCTCTCAACCTCAATCTCCTCCACGACCATCACCACCCATTTGAATCTCCtccactttcttcttcttcttcttctccgtATTCTTTCCACCTCCACATCGCCCCCTTCGTTTTCTGGAAAAAGCATGGATGCAAGAAGCTCAACTCCAACACCCAAATCTTTTGGGACCTGACAAAAGCCAAGTTCAGGTCCGCCGGACCTGAACCCCATTCAGGCTTCTACATCGCCGTAGTTGTTGACGGCGAAATGACTCTTCTCGTCGGCAACTGCACTAAAGAAGCCTACGCCAAAACCAAGGCCCAGAAGCCTAAAAGTTCCCAGGTTCTTGTCCTGAGAAGAGAGCATGTCTTCGCCAACAAAATCTACACCACGAGAGCAAGAATTGGAGGCAAAACGAGAGAAATACAGATAGATTGCGGGTACAATGATGACACCAGGCTCTGTTTCTTCGTCGACAACAAAAAGGTGTTGCAGATAAAGCGCTTAAAGTGGAAATTTAGAGGCAACGAGAGAATCGAAGTCGATGGGGTGCCCATTCAGATCTCGTGGGACGTGTACAACTGGTTATTCGAGAAAGACAACGACGATGGGCGTGCTGTTTTCATGTTCAggttcgaagaagaagaagaagaaaaggaaaaagaaaaggaggcgAATTCTTTGAGCGAGAAAAACGGGACGGCTTTGTGGGGGCAACAGAGCTGGAGTACTGGGTTGAGTCGGATCGAATGGAGGAAGATGAGGAAGAGCCTGTCGTCGTCGTCGGTGTCCATGTCGTCGTCGGCGGGGTCATCCGGAGGAAGCTCTGTGATGGAGTGGGCTACAACGGAGGAGAGTGAGTTGGTCGGCCCATCTGGGTTTTCTCTGGTGGTTTATGCTTGGAAGAGGTGA